ATCGGATGCTTGTTGCGCTAGAGTCGAGTTTGGGACGTGACAGGTCTAAAATGTATCAATCATGGAGCAGTGACTGGTAAAGTCTTTATTTATGAATATGTAGAGCTCCAAATGTTTAAATGGGAGAATACAACATTATTTTATAAGACATCCGGTGCTACGGTGGAGAGGTGAAGCGTCGGGTGGACTGGGGGTGCTTAGTCGGTGCTACGGTGGTggacaaatgatgaagatgttCTATTTTAGTAATTTCTTCTCCATATCTATTTCATATTTGGACTGTGTTCCATCAAGAAATAtctccaaaacatgtataatatgtatataattagtATAGGTGTCAATGGTACAGTACGGacggttattttataaaatttataccataccGATTTTTTGATTACTTTATTTTGTATtaaccaaaattagactttttgAAATTGTCTCATCTTCTCAGTTTCTCTTCGATATCGGTACGATTCGATTAATTTTCGGTATttacttaaaagaaaatatgtaaAAGTCAATAGTAAAAGTTAGAACGCGCTACTATAAATATTTGTGTAGAACTTTGGCAAAAACTCTCTAGACATTTTCATTGTTTAAAAGGTGATGaatcaagaaaatataaaaGACAACAAGAATAGAGATTCATCCCACTATTTCATGGTACGTAGTGTAAAAGTAAAATAATGTTAAGTAAAGACAAAAAGTATAATTTAGATCACacaagagagaagaaatcaatCAAGATGGGACTCAAGAACTGAATCTACTAAGATTAAATATCCAGTAAGACAAATTCCAATCATACGAGAGGAGAAATATCTAATAACTTGTAGCTTGCTATCCAAGATCGGTGGAATACCTTGTAGCTTACTACCGAAGATCGTTGGAATACCTCGAAGCTTACTAGTTGCTACTCGAAATGCTAGAACTAACTTAGTTTCGATTGGAGTAGTATGATAGGTTTTAGTGTTAGGACTTGGGGTTAATTATGTTGTCGGCTTGTAGTCGTTTCCATCACTCCGGGTCTAAAGTTTTTTAATAGTTTATTTATGTTTAAacttattatataaaatatattttacacatatatTATTCGGTACGTTTCGATATTTTACCTAATTATTTGGTaggttataaatttatataaaaccCATCGATTTTATTAAGAGAAACCTAAAATTCAATTCAGTACAATCAGTTAAGTCGGTTTCTAAAAAATCATTGACACCTCTAATAATTAGTGTGTATACATTTGTACAATGAGTATACGTTGATTATACGTAAAATGTATATAATGTCTAATATGAAAAGTGTATATACAgagtgtataataaatgtatatataatcTATAATATACATTTTGGCTATAATGTGtcttttgattttatgtggcCATCCGATTGTCAATATCTTCACCAGATAGCTAGCTACTTATGTCCTTAGCCCTAAAATAAACTAGGTAACAACTAGGGCATAACTTGGGCTAATGGGTCACAACTTGGGCCTCCCTCACTTGGGCTTGCATGGACTCAGCTGGGTAGCCATTTCATGACAACCAACTAGACCCAAAGTTAAAATGATTTCTtcaaagtttctttttaaagaAGGACGGTTGGAGCACTTTTGGAAAAGTCCTTTTTGGGAAATATTCACAAAGCTTCTCATAAAGCATTTCCAAAAAAAGTACAAGTTCAAACGGGCACAATATATGAATATAATCCCGCGAGTTTCCAACCTTTGAAGAATACCAAACCTAGCCTCCTTCCATAATCTCTTATGGactatccctttccttcttcccTTTACTTCCCAACACCTGCAACCCCTCAATATCTTCCCAAGCAAAGTATCAAAACTCAACCATGTTTCTTCAATATAAACTCCTACCCAATAACCAACCCCATCAACATTACACCTTCAACAACTGTACATTTCAATATTCTCTCATTCTTGAAACCAAATGGCTTCAGAACAAGCACCCGCGGTTGAGATGCCAGCTACCACCTTTTCGAAATACACGAAAAGGGTGATGTTGAAAAATATATTACTACGTAGTGATGGTGGAGTTGCATTAATTGGTCAGAGAGTTGTGATTGGTGGTTGGGTTAAGTCATCCTTGGAGATCAAGAAACAACCCGTAACGCCACCTCAGCCACCTTCAACTGCTCCTCAGGTGGTGAGTCCAAAAGATGTTACATGTTATGAGGTTCTTCAATCTAGGATTCCATTACTCAGGTCTATTATGAAGGTTTTTGGTGGAGGGGAATATCCTGTTACAGAGAAATTGGATGTTGTTGTTCAAAAGGCGCAAATACCCTCAGTTTCGATATTGCGAGTTAGTGATGGTTCTTGTGTGCCCAGTCTTCAGGTACCCTGTTATATGATCTCTTTCTGTGTGTGGAAATGTCTCGTTCAGATAATTAGATACACCTTGTTTTAATAagtttgtcttatttttctttttagtctgtttttttaaaaaaaatatcactttctatatttaatattcCCTCtatctaatttatgtgatatttttcacTTCTCGGGATTCAAAATGCTTGAACTTTGATCATTATTTTAAGATTATTTTTCACCAAAtcgatatgagaaaagttgcaacttatagtacttttcatgtagtttttaaatatataaattttaaccttaaaatattgagttaatctaattaAATTTAGCTTCAAATTATAATCAAATTGACTCTTGAAAACCGAaaattattacataaattgggacagatggAGTAACTTTTTACGCCCAACATCCCACGTGATATATTTAAGACCATGATTCAAATAGTGTTTtggtacattacacacatcttagtttaagaccacaagattcaaaagacttcttttattttcttaactcTCTGccgagtcaaactaagacaatgaAATTCAATTTTGATGCAAAAacttaaattcaaaaataaaatagaaaagatccaatttttcacttttttggatttcttggaatttctttttCCTGTTCTCCGGTGGTATCAAACCTCCGATATGTCTGGATATCTTATTTGTCTCTccagaaaaaataaaacaaattgaaactgaGGGAGTATAAGGTTTTGTTGTTCTGTATCTGAGGCTCATGGTCAATCTTTCAGGTTCTTGTGGACTCAGCACTAGCGACTCCGCGCCAAATTATGCCTACTGGAACATGTGTATTAATTGAAGGTATATTGCAGCAGCCATCAGTGCAGGGGAAACATGTTGTTGAGCTCCAAGCAGAGAAAATCATATATCTTGGTTTGGTTGATGAATCTAATTATCCATTATCTAAGAAACGATTGCCTCTGGAATCTTTGAGAGATTGTTCCCACTTTAGGCCACGGACAACAACGGTGATTCTTTCTCCATTACATTTTACTGGTTTTTGTCCTCATGTTAGGTTCCTATCATGAATTAATTGCCCGTTTAGGTCTTTGGGAGTCTTGTGCTCTTGAATAAAAGCGGATCGTATAGTACTTCATACTTTCTTGTAGAGATGTAAACTTAGTGGAGTAAAATATAGGTTCTCAAATCAAACTTGAAACTTCTTTGATAAGTTCATTTTAAAGTTATCTGGATTTCTTTATGCAGGTAGCATCCATCATGAGAATTCATAATGCCCTTACTTGGGCAACTCATACTTTCTTCCAAGAACATGGTTTCCTTCACGTTCAAGTACCCATAATTACAAGCACTGATTCTGAAGGTTTTAGCGAGAAATTTATAGTTACAACTCTTCTTAGCAAGGGGAAAAAGGATGACCAAATTAGTTCCATTGAGAATGATGGAATTAGCATTGAATCCATCCGAGCTTCTATcaaagaaaaatccaaaaaagtgGAAGAACTTAGCAGAACTAATAGCAATAAGGAAGCCTTAATTGCTGCAGAGCAGGACCTGAAGAAAACAAATGAGCTAGTGTCACAGTTGGAAACTaggcaaaaaggaaaatctgGAGTCACAATTGAAACAAGAAAATTTGACTTCTCTAAAGATTTCTTTGCACGCCAAACTTATCTAACAGTTTGTGGTCGTCTTCATCTGG
This portion of the Lycium ferocissimum isolate CSIRO_LF1 chromosome 1, AGI_CSIRO_Lferr_CH_V1, whole genome shotgun sequence genome encodes:
- the LOC132049231 gene encoding asparagine--tRNA ligase, cytoplasmic 2, producing the protein MASEQAPAVEMPATTFSKYTKRVMLKNILLRSDGGVALIGQRVVIGGWVKSSLEIKKQPVTPPQPPSTAPQVVSPKDVTCYEVLQSRIPLLRSIMKVFGGGEYPVTEKLDVVVQKAQIPSVSILRVSDGSCVPSLQVLVDSALATPRQIMPTGTCVLIEGILQQPSVQGKHVVELQAEKIIYLGLVDESNYPLSKKRLPLESLRDCSHFRPRTTTVASIMRIHNALTWATHTFFQEHGFLHVQVPIITSTDSEGFSEKFIVTTLLSKGKKDDQISSIENDGISIESIRASIKEKSKKVEELSRTNSNKEALIAAEQDLKKTNELVSQLETRQKGKSGVTIETRKFDFSKDFFARQTYLTVCGRLHLESQACALGNVYSFGPRFQADKSESKKSLAETWMVDVEMAFSELEDAMDCANDFLKFVCKRIVEGCMEDLQFFLQRIDKAVMERLQFALSSSFERISYAKAIEVLRQVSGKRFHNKIEFGVSLTEEHESYLVDELYKKPVIIYNHPKGLKPFYVRLNDDGKTAATFNVILPKVGTVVRGSQSEERFNVLSSRMKELGLQKQQHEWYLDLRRHGSAKTSGFSLMIEPLVLYATGLNDVKDAVPFPRSFRRANN